One Desulfobotulus mexicanus genomic region harbors:
- a CDS encoding Arm DNA-binding domain-containing protein, whose protein sequence is MPKILLTAGFVGDPPVVKKGRVDYFDTEIPGFMLEVRSSGRCTYYQRYRDRHGRIRQVRIGPVDAVCLEDARAAAREIRSQTAMGYDPAAMMDKRRQEMSFGDFVEDKYIPHILIRS, encoded by the coding sequence ATGCCAAAAATACTTCTTACAGCAGGATTTGTGGGTGATCCACCCGTGGTGAAGAAGGGCAGGGTCGATTACTTTGATACGGAAATACCGGGGTTCATGCTGGAGGTGCGGTCTTCTGGCAGATGTACCTATTACCAGAGATACAGGGACAGGCACGGTAGAATACGGCAGGTGCGTATAGGGCCTGTGGATGCAGTCTGTCTTGAAGACGCAAGGGCAGCAGCCAGAGAAATCCGGTCACAGACTGCCATGGGGTATGACCCTGCAGCCATGATGGATAAACGCAGGCAGGAAATGAGCTTTGGTGACTTTGTGGAAGACAAGTACATCCCCCATATACTAATAAGATCATAA
- a CDS encoding transposase, with translation HKSGKVNKFVEETAGKLRLFFLPPYSPHLNPDEMVWGYLKHHKIGKMVVSGPEDLRKKVFSILRSLQKKTVRVASFFRAQDTQYILA, from the coding sequence CCATAAATCAGGCAAGGTCAATAAATTTGTTGAAGAAACGGCAGGAAAGCTCCGCTTGTTCTTCCTGCCTCCATACTCCCCTCATTTGAATCCGGATGAAATGGTATGGGGATACCTGAAACATCACAAGATTGGAAAAATGGTTGTTTCAGGCCCGGAAGACCTCAGAAAAAAGGTCTTCTCCATCTTGAGATCATTGCAAAAGAAAACCGTAAGAGTTGCCAGTTTTTTTAGAGCACAAGACACCCAGTATATTTTAGCTTAA